A DNA window from Ranitomeya imitator isolate aRanImi1 chromosome 2, aRanImi1.pri, whole genome shotgun sequence contains the following coding sequences:
- the LOC138667447 gene encoding aquaporin-8-like: MAKSYTLETELQNMASTSREALTEKDKEKDELNVFEKFVQPCIVELLGCVLFISIGCLSVLVNPTGAGPLLPALAHGLALAIVISVLGNISGGHFNPAVTLGVVVSGGLTPILLVPYWVCQLAGGMLGALLAKGLADESSYLNRTGAVCMLDSEASLGKAVGVEIVFSFFLVFAVVMGAVGERSRTPLAPYSIGFTVVTGILTGGSISGSCLNPSRALGPAVVAGYWDYHWVYWVGPVSGAVIVSLIYRLLLAGKSHRLLLK; the protein is encoded by the exons ATGGCTAAATCTTATACTCTTGAGACAGAGCTGCAGAACATGGCCTCTACATCGAGAGAGGCTTTGACAGAGAAGGATAAAGAGAAAGATGAACTCAACGTCTTCGAAAAGTTTGTCCAGCCATGTATAGTGGAGCTTCTAGGATGTGTTCTCTTCATTTCCATCGGATGTCTCTCAGTGCTGGTCAATCCTACAGGGGCTGGACCGCTGCTACCGGCTCTTGCCCATGGTCTTGCGTTAGCTATTGTCATCTCTGTTCTTGGCAACATAAG tgGCGGACACTTCAATCCGGCCGTCACTCTAGGTGTAGTAGTTTCTGGAGGACTGACTCCCATTTTGCTAGTACCCTACTGGGTGTGCCAACTAGCCGGAGGAATGCTGGGAGCTTTGTTGGCCAAG GGATTGGCAGATGAATCATCATATCTAAATCGCACAGGGGCGGTCTGCATGTTGGACAGCGAGGCATCACTGGGCAAAGCAGTGGGAGTGGAGATAGTCTTCAGCTTTTTCCTGGTTTTTGCTGTAGTGATGGGCGCGGTGGGAGAGCGTAGCCGGACCCCTCTGGCACCTTATTCTATTGGATTCACTGTTGTAACTGGAATTTTGACTGG AGGCTCCATATCAGGTTCCTGCTTGAACCCATCACGGGCTTTGGGCCCAGCAGTTGTAGCTGGTTACTGGGATTACCACTGGGTGTACTGGGTGGGCCCTGTCTCTGGGGCAGTCATAGTGTCTCTCATATACAG